One window of the Methanorbis furvi genome contains the following:
- a CDS encoding bifunctional fructose-bisphosphatase/inositol-phosphate phosphatase, with protein sequence MVTPFQFLSACDEVGTIMSKELAPLIGTAYGGEELCIGADNTPTERIDRVAEDIVFTHFREKKICRSLLSEEAGMVDIGGESGIAYLDPVDGTFNAVAGIPFYALSIGLSDGEKMVAGYVKNLSNGERFTAIRGEGAFLNGEPIQVSTEIMLDHSAMSVYAKKFDMTRMMQLGHKIRRWRLLGASALELCYVACGRLDGFVDMRNTLRVTDAAAGILICQEAGGRVSLPDGSPVVFADNVVSGTCLVATNRVIHRKVIEYLRS encoded by the coding sequence ATGGTAACGCCGTTTCAGTTTCTCTCCGCATGCGATGAAGTGGGAACAATCATGTCAAAAGAGCTTGCTCCGTTGATTGGGACTGCCTACGGCGGTGAAGAACTCTGCATTGGCGCTGACAACACGCCGACCGAGCGCATTGATCGGGTGGCAGAGGATATTGTGTTCACGCACTTTCGGGAGAAGAAGATCTGCCGCTCGCTTCTTTCCGAGGAGGCGGGGATGGTGGATATTGGCGGGGAGTCCGGGATTGCATATCTTGATCCGGTTGACGGAACCTTCAACGCAGTTGCCGGCATCCCGTTTTATGCTCTCTCGATCGGTTTATCAGACGGCGAAAAAATGGTCGCAGGGTATGTGAAAAATCTCTCGAACGGCGAGCGGTTTACGGCAATCCGCGGGGAAGGGGCATTTCTGAACGGGGAGCCGATTCAGGTTTCAACCGAGATTATGCTGGATCATTCAGCAATGAGTGTGTATGCGAAAAAGTTTGATATGACCAGAATGATGCAGCTTGGTCACAAGATTCGGCGCTGGAGGCTGCTTGGAGCGTCTGCTCTTGAGCTGTGTTATGTTGCCTGCGGCAGGCTGGACGGGTTTGTGGATATGCGCAACACGCTTCGGGTGACTGATGCTGCGGCAGGTATTTTGATCTGTCAGGAGGCCGGCGGCCGTGTTTCTCTGCCGGACGGCAGTCCAGTGGTGTTTGCTGATAATGTTGTTTCAGGAACCTGTCTTGTTGCGACGAACCGCGTGATTCACCGAAAAGTGATTGAGTATCTGAGGTCATGA
- the speB gene encoding agmatinase — translation MQSFSNTLFADADSTYQDAQYVIFGVPFDATTTFKAGARDAPAAIRAASYNVETYLPFYDIEMPEILFHDMGDMYCDCVPDLVSGQVEDAVCDLLKDEKIPVMIGGEHSITIGAVRAVAPKWYVVCDAHLDMLEEFRGSRFNHDCVTARVSESVENIVIIGSRSGTRDEFAEARERFHLYTTDDVLERGMRSVLDEVEQMIGEDSVYLSIDADAIDCCMTPGLGTPEPFGLTPADVRSVIRRFSKNAVGFDYVEVLPNDSGQTAVVAAHLIREFIAGHYCAHTE, via the coding sequence ATGCAGTCTTTTTCCAACACTCTTTTCGCAGATGCAGACAGTACGTATCAGGACGCCCAGTATGTGATATTTGGCGTTCCGTTTGATGCAACTACGACGTTTAAAGCCGGAGCGCGTGATGCACCGGCTGCAATCAGAGCTGCATCATACAATGTTGAGACTTATCTGCCGTTCTATGACATTGAGATGCCGGAGATTTTGTTCCATGATATGGGCGATATGTACTGTGACTGTGTTCCGGATCTTGTCTCCGGGCAGGTTGAGGATGCAGTCTGCGATCTGCTGAAGGATGAGAAGATTCCGGTTATGATCGGCGGCGAGCATTCGATAACTATTGGCGCGGTGCGGGCGGTTGCGCCGAAATGGTATGTTGTCTGCGATGCGCATCTGGATATGCTTGAGGAGTTCCGGGGGTCCCGGTTTAATCATGACTGTGTTACGGCGCGTGTTTCTGAGAGCGTGGAAAACATTGTGATCATTGGTTCGCGCAGCGGAACACGGGATGAGTTTGCCGAGGCACGCGAGAGGTTTCATCTCTACACGACTGACGATGTGCTCGAACGCGGAATGCGGTCGGTTCTGGATGAGGTCGAGCAGATGATCGGCGAGGATTCGGTGTATCTTTCAATTGATGCGGATGCTATCGATTGCTGTATGACGCCCGGCCTTGGAACGCCCGAGCCGTTCGGGCTGACGCCTGCGGATGTGCGGTCAGTGATCAGACGCTTTTCGAAGAATGCGGTTGGTTTTGATTATGTTGAGGTTCTGCCAAACGATTCCGGCCAGACCGCTGTTGTTGCGGCGCACCTGATCCGCGAGTTCATTGCAGGGCATTACTGCGCTCATACCGAGTAA
- a CDS encoding translation initiation factor IF-5A: MKEQTEVGKLKEGRYVVVDDEPCKIQSISISKPGKHGAAKARLDVVGLFDGQKRSVVSPTSSTVYAPIVERKTGQILTIAGNVVTFMDMKDFNNFELVVDEDIVATFQPAQEVPYIESLGKRKLDL; encoded by the coding sequence ATGAAGGAACAGACAGAAGTTGGTAAGCTCAAGGAAGGCCGCTATGTCGTTGTTGACGACGAGCCGTGCAAAATTCAGAGCATCTCTATCTCCAAGCCGGGAAAGCATGGAGCAGCAAAAGCAAGACTTGATGTTGTCGGTCTCTTTGACGGACAGAAACGCTCGGTCGTTTCCCCGACATCTTCGACCGTTTACGCACCAATTGTGGAGCGCAAGACCGGTCAGATTCTGACGATCGCAGGAAATGTTGTTACATTCATGGATATGAAAGACTTCAACAACTTCGAACTTGTTGTTGACGAGGATATTGTCGCAACCTTCCAGCCAGCCCAGGAAGTTCCTTACATCGAATCCCTCGGCAAGCGTAAGCTTGACCTCTAA
- a CDS encoding helix-turn-helix domain-containing protein — protein sequence MTDENVVVVEQGSSEAQKIAKAMSSPTSADLFNALSDCPLSATALAERSGLPLTTVKYHLENMLAAGLIEVTDTRWSAKGREMKIYAVKDQVVILAPKKKVDVRGIVERYGVAAGALAIICALGLAIPSTLLEFLQPTPDKTMPLALKSGNGFIEVGQPTLLAASPTEVMTDAANSAIPLWVHDAVLVFFVAGVVILALMMVYEVYSMKRGV from the coding sequence GTGACAGACGAGAATGTTGTGGTTGTTGAGCAGGGGTCGTCTGAGGCACAAAAGATTGCGAAGGCAATGTCTTCCCCGACTTCGGCAGATCTGTTCAATGCCCTTTCCGATTGCCCTCTGAGCGCAACTGCTTTAGCAGAGCGAAGCGGCCTTCCCCTGACGACCGTGAAGTATCATCTGGAAAATATGCTGGCGGCAGGCCTGATTGAGGTTACGGATACCCGCTGGAGTGCAAAGGGCCGCGAGATGAAGATCTATGCGGTGAAGGACCAGGTGGTGATTCTTGCACCGAAGAAGAAGGTGGATGTCCGCGGAATTGTGGAACGTTATGGTGTTGCCGCAGGAGCACTGGCAATTATCTGTGCCCTGGGACTTGCAATTCCGTCAACACTGCTGGAGTTTCTTCAGCCTACGCCGGACAAAACAATGCCTCTGGCGCTCAAGAGCGGCAATGGTTTCATTGAGGTAGGTCAGCCGACTCTGCTTGCGGCGTCGCCAACAGAGGTGATGACTGATGCGGCTAACTCTGCGATACCGCTCTGGGTGCATGATGCAGTACTGGTATTCTTTGTTGCAGGTGTGGTGATTCTTGCGCTGATGATGGTGTATGAAGTGTATTCAATGAAGCGCGGCGTCTGA
- the map gene encoding type II methionyl aminopeptidase translates to MNDAELDNYLEAGKVAKQVLHSCAAEIKPGVLMGDIFDMVVEQIESAGAMLSFPPNISLNEVAAHDSPSPVDERTFVEGDLVKLDIGTHIDGYIADTAVTVDLGGDYGKLCEAAQAALEAAIGVVRPEVVVSEIGAAVEAAITSYGFKPILNLTGHGVARYDLHHGPSIPNTGMFGSAVLREDNVVAIEPFATTGTGMVHETPRAEIYQVVADGPVRSPTARKIMKRAEVMNGLPFSRRWLNVPKAELALPTLLRQGNMYVYHCLSDVPGSFVAQFEHTIIVSEDGPIVTTR, encoded by the coding sequence ATGAATGATGCCGAGCTGGACAACTATCTGGAAGCAGGGAAAGTTGCAAAGCAGGTGCTGCACAGTTGTGCAGCAGAGATAAAACCCGGGGTTCTGATGGGCGATATTTTTGATATGGTTGTTGAACAAATCGAGTCAGCGGGCGCAATGCTGTCGTTTCCGCCAAATATTTCTTTAAACGAGGTTGCGGCCCATGACTCGCCGTCGCCGGTTGATGAGCGAACCTTCGTGGAAGGCGATCTGGTGAAACTGGATATTGGTACCCACATCGACGGATATATTGCAGATACTGCGGTTACAGTGGATCTCGGCGGCGATTACGGGAAACTGTGCGAGGCTGCGCAGGCAGCGCTTGAGGCGGCCATTGGTGTTGTGAGGCCTGAGGTTGTGGTGAGCGAGATTGGCGCGGCAGTTGAGGCGGCGATTACTTCCTATGGATTCAAGCCGATTCTGAATCTGACCGGTCACGGTGTGGCCAGATATGATCTGCATCACGGCCCCTCAATTCCAAACACCGGCATGTTTGGGTCAGCAGTTCTGCGCGAGGATAATGTTGTGGCAATTGAGCCCTTCGCAACGACCGGGACCGGCATGGTGCATGAGACGCCGCGTGCGGAGATTTATCAGGTTGTAGCAGACGGGCCCGTGCGGTCGCCAACCGCACGAAAGATTATGAAGCGTGCAGAGGTTATGAACGGCCTGCCGTTTTCCCGCAGATGGCTGAATGTGCCAAAGGCGGAGCTTGCACTTCCAACGCTTCTGAGACAGGGGAATATGTATGTGTATCACTGCCTTTCGGATGTGCCTGGGAGTTTTGTTGCTCAGTTTGAGCACACGATTATTGTGTCTGAAGATGGGCCCATTGTGACCACCAGATAA
- a CDS encoding DUF169 domain-containing protein, with amino-acid sequence MEGMKSNPNFAAISAVLKDNLDLIGSPVAVRVATSPDQVPAGIQEIEETVRHCRMISLAREGQVFYATDAKHQCGGGAWALGFRAKSESLRTGEHYYKLGKYESISSSRRTMDSVPNLPQETYATIYAPLEKAEFAPSVVLIFAKPKAMLKLAQTVLFRLGGRIYPQFSGIQSVCSDATAYPLLSGKPNFSLGCDGSRKFSGIADEEMVVGLPVEILTEIAESLATVVNAAGSKK; translated from the coding sequence ATGGAAGGTATGAAATCAAACCCGAATTTTGCAGCGATTTCTGCTGTTCTCAAGGATAATCTGGATCTTATCGGTTCACCTGTCGCGGTCAGGGTCGCAACCTCGCCTGATCAGGTTCCTGCGGGCATTCAGGAAATTGAGGAAACCGTCCGTCACTGCCGGATGATCTCTCTTGCCCGTGAGGGCCAAGTGTTCTATGCAACTGATGCCAAGCATCAGTGCGGCGGCGGCGCATGGGCGCTTGGATTCCGCGCAAAAAGCGAGTCTCTGAGAACCGGCGAGCATTACTACAAACTCGGCAAGTACGAATCCATCTCTTCGAGCCGCAGAACCATGGATAGTGTTCCAAATCTTCCGCAGGAAACCTATGCAACCATCTATGCTCCGCTGGAAAAAGCTGAGTTTGCTCCAAGTGTTGTGCTGATCTTTGCAAAACCAAAAGCAATGCTCAAACTTGCCCAGACCGTACTTTTCCGACTTGGCGGCAGAATCTATCCACAGTTCTCCGGTATCCAGTCGGTCTGTTCCGACGCAACTGCGTATCCGCTTCTCAGCGGAAAGCCCAACTTCTCTCTTGGATGCGACGGCTCGCGAAAGTTCTCGGGCATCGCTGATGAGGAGATGGTTGTCGGGCTTCCGGTGGAAATTCTTACAGAAATTGCTGAGAGTCTTGCGACTGTGGTGAACGCCGCAGGCTCGAAAAAATAA
- a CDS encoding NAD(+)/NADH kinase: MKVCVVSRVDLKEPIENAQSLGWMLLENGHEVVYEDSVASELGYEGVSLSSPDFSADLIVVLGGDGSVLRAVRMLSRQVPVVGVNQGRVGFLTDLEREHACGVLSTLELPLAVEPRMRLSIEQDGKLLGSALNEAVVVTSRPAKMLQFATFVDGNKIGEFRADGLILGTPTGSTAYAMSAGGPIVDPLIEAFVLVPLAPYMLSSRPYLISSQSEITVQLVSSKPAQLVLDGQMQFDLGEEATLVVRKSLEPALFLNVGRSFFGKVEQKLRLL; the protein is encoded by the coding sequence ATGAAGGTCTGTGTTGTTTCCAGGGTTGATCTGAAGGAGCCTATCGAAAATGCCCAGTCGCTTGGGTGGATGCTGCTTGAGAACGGGCACGAGGTGGTGTATGAGGATTCGGTTGCGTCAGAACTTGGGTACGAGGGGGTGTCTCTTTCTTCGCCTGATTTTTCTGCGGATCTGATTGTGGTGCTTGGCGGTGATGGGAGTGTGCTTCGTGCGGTCAGGATGCTTTCCCGGCAGGTTCCTGTTGTTGGGGTGAATCAGGGACGGGTTGGTTTTCTTACGGATCTGGAGCGGGAGCATGCGTGCGGTGTTCTTTCAACGCTTGAGCTGCCGCTTGCTGTTGAGCCACGGATGCGGCTTTCTATTGAGCAGGATGGGAAGCTGCTTGGTTCTGCGCTGAATGAGGCTGTTGTGGTGACGTCGCGGCCTGCGAAGATGCTTCAGTTTGCGACGTTTGTTGATGGTAATAAGATTGGGGAGTTCCGTGCGGACGGTTTGATTCTTGGGACGCCTACCGGTTCAACTGCATATGCGATGAGTGCGGGCGGCCCTATTGTGGATCCTTTGATTGAGGCGTTTGTGCTGGTGCCGCTTGCTCCGTATATGTTGTCTTCGCGTCCGTATCTGATCTCTTCGCAGAGTGAGATTACTGTGCAGCTTGTGAGTAGTAAGCCTGCGCAGCTGGTTCTTGACGGGCAGATGCAGTTTGATTTAGGTGAGGAGGCGACGCTTGTGGTGCGCAAGTCTCTTGAGCCAGCGCTGTTTCTGAATGTTGGGCGGAGTTTTTTTGGGAAGGTTGAGCAGAAGCTCCGCCTTCTCTGA
- a CDS encoding Xaa-Pro peptidase family protein, producing MRDLADALTEKNCDAYVVYDSSANADMRYLAGFLTSDPYIYIYPKEGEGTVIVSSMEELRARRETTCNVVTRSAAGLPDLIQEYQNIETATAHMIKNFAGTKLLVPQSMPVGFAQTLMTVADVTVDRGTVALMRAVKSADEIALIREVQKRNEEATRCAVDMIRNSETRVDGALIFEDEPVTSERVRDVIAAALRPWKCEERDTIISCGTDTAMPHCLGTGQLYANQPIVMDVFPRSLVNGYFADMTRTISKGAPREEIIQMYAAVHEAKELAAEMIRPGISGAEVHNAVVDFFAENGYVTAGSSGFIHSLGHGVGLEIHEGPSLSMSGGILEPGNVVTLEPGLYYPGVGGVRLEDMGVVTENGFDRFTNFEKQLIV from the coding sequence ATGAGAGATCTGGCAGATGCCCTAACCGAAAAAAACTGTGACGCATACGTTGTCTACGACTCGTCAGCAAATGCAGATATGCGATATTTAGCGGGATTTTTGACATCCGACCCCTACATCTACATTTATCCGAAAGAAGGAGAGGGAACAGTAATTGTTTCATCGATGGAGGAACTGCGTGCGCGCAGAGAGACAACATGCAACGTGGTAACAAGGAGCGCGGCAGGACTCCCGGATCTCATACAGGAGTACCAGAATATAGAGACGGCAACCGCCCACATGATCAAAAATTTTGCCGGAACAAAACTCCTTGTCCCGCAATCCATGCCGGTAGGTTTCGCCCAAACGCTGATGACCGTCGCTGACGTTACAGTTGACCGGGGAACAGTTGCTTTGATGCGTGCCGTGAAGTCTGCGGACGAGATCGCACTGATACGAGAGGTGCAGAAAAGAAACGAGGAAGCCACCCGCTGCGCAGTGGACATGATCAGAAATTCCGAGACCCGCGTGGACGGCGCTTTGATCTTTGAAGATGAACCCGTGACCTCAGAGCGGGTCAGAGACGTTATTGCAGCAGCCCTTCGCCCCTGGAAGTGCGAGGAGCGCGACACCATCATCTCGTGCGGAACCGACACCGCAATGCCGCACTGTCTTGGAACAGGGCAGCTGTATGCAAACCAGCCGATTGTTATGGATGTGTTTCCCCGCAGTCTGGTAAACGGATACTTTGCCGACATGACCAGAACCATCTCAAAAGGCGCGCCGCGCGAAGAGATCATACAGATGTATGCTGCCGTGCACGAGGCAAAGGAACTGGCGGCGGAGATGATTCGTCCCGGTATTTCAGGAGCAGAAGTACACAATGCAGTGGTGGACTTTTTTGCAGAAAATGGGTATGTAACCGCAGGCTCGTCAGGATTCATCCACAGCCTCGGACACGGCGTGGGTCTTGAGATTCATGAAGGCCCGTCGCTGTCGATGTCAGGCGGCATACTGGAACCCGGCAACGTTGTAACCCTTGAACCAGGCCTCTACTACCCAGGAGTAGGAGGCGTCCGGCTTGAGGATATGGGTGTTGTTACGGAAAACGGATTTGACAGGTTTACTAACTTCGAGAAACAATTGATAGTATGA